GTGAGGACGCGAGCCCGTTCAACGAGAAGCTCGACGACGCGATGAGCTTCCTCACGAACTTCTTCGCCCTCCGCGGTATCTCGCTGGGCGACCGGCGGACGACGCTCGAACTCGGGCTCAAGCGTGCCTACAAGCGCCAGGACATTACTGACGACATCTCCACGCACAGCAATCCGAGCCCGACCATCCGCGACATGATGGACGTATTCGAGGATATGGTCGACGACCCCGAGGAGTTCGTCGTGCGGTCCGACGAGGAAGCCGGGAAGATCAAGGAGGACGCAACGTGGCTGCTCGATCAGCTCCGCCCCTTCGAGGACGACGGTCGCCACGCGAATCTCGGCCAAGAATCAGACTTCGACATCCGGGACGAGAAGGTCATCTATCTCGATCTCGCCCAGCAGGAGGGGAGCGTGGACAGCAGCACGGCACTGACGATGCAGCTCCTCATCTCGCTTGTGTACGAGCGAGCGAAGGTCTCGGACAAGGAGGTCGTGTTCTACATCGACGAGGCCCGCTATATCATGCAGGACGCCGCCAGTCTGGCGTTCCTAGAGACTGTCTTCCGGCACCACCGTCACCACGACCTCTCGATCCGGCTGGTCACCCAGACGGTCGACGAGTTCTTCGAGCACGCCGAATCCGAAGCGATCCTCGATCAGTGTGCCGTCAAGCAATTCCACCGCCTCGACGGGATGGACGAAGACTGGGCCGACGAGTTCGGTCTGAACTACGCACAGATGCGGTTCGTCCAGGATGCGGTGCCCGGCAACGAGGACGCTGGCTTCTCCGAGGCACTGGTCGGCGTCGACGGCGAGTGGCGCGGCATCCAGGTCAAAGCGATGCCCAAGGAGAAACAGGTCATCGACTTCGACCCGACTGCCCAGGTCCGCTCCTCGCTCCCCGGCGCCGGCGACAGCGCTGTCGATAGCGAGATGGAGGAATTCCAAGCGGACCTAGAAGAGCAAGTAACGAACGGAACGAGCGAAACGAACACCACCGAGGATGAATCCGACGCCGTCGCAGCCGAGCCAGACGGCGGGTCAACGGAGGGAACCGACGATGGCTGACTACCTGCGCGTCACCCCGACCTCCGAGCAGCTCGATGCCGAAAGCATCCCCCGCGTCCTCGACAGCCTCCACAAACTGACTACGCCGGGGTCGTCAGGCCTCGGAGCAAAGCTGAACCCGCTCAACAGTGAGACACCACCTCGGTTCGAATTTCTCGCGATCAGTGATGGACCGGATGAGCCGGTTGAATTCTTCTACGGCGCCGATGCTCACCTCGATACCCTCGAGAAACGCCTCCGCTCGATCTACCCGTCAACGTTCGATATCGAACGCGTCGACATCGATGTCGCCGACCGTCTCATTCAGCCGGTCGAGTTGACACCGGAGGAGTTCGTCGAGCATTACGAAGCGGGCTGGCTTCAGTACGAGTTTGGTCCAGGGGAGCAGTACGAGCACGTCGACGAAGAGCCCGCTGACGCCGACGCAGCCGATACGGACCCGGTCGTCGACGGCGGCACGGTATCCGCCACAATTCCCGACCATCACGTTGTCATCGGCGACTCCGTTCTCGAACTTGCCTCCCCCGAGACGCTTCCTGAGGATGAGCAGCAGCCATCGATCGAGAAGCCGACGATGACGACGAGGGGGACGATCCTGGCACGGCCAACCGAGGACACCGTCTCCCCGCTCGGTGTCCAGTGGTGTGGGTCCGCGTCTCGGAAGCAGGATTGGATGACGTCGCTGACGCCGTTCACAGCGGACGAGTCAGACGGGAATATCTCCTCGGTCGACCAACCCGGTGCCGCGCTCGCGACGCTGATCGACCACCTGATGGAGGCGACAGCCCCGACCGCGTTCCAAGTCGTCTTCCAACGACGCAGCAGCTGGCAGTCCGACGCGGAAGTGCGGAAAGAGGACCTCGTCGACGGCCGAGACACGTTCTTCCAGGAGGTCGTCGGGTCGTTCCTCGAGGTCGAGGACCACCGGAGCGACCAGGACGAACGACAACTCAGTGAATCCGTCGAGAAACGGATCGAGTACATCGACGCGAAGAACGCCAAACGGTCGTTCACGGCGAACATTCGCGCCGTCGGCGTGCCTGCTGATGGCTCTCGCGAGGATCTCGATGCTCGCATGGATTCGCTCCTCCCGGTGTTCGATACGCTCGATGGGCCGTTCTACGAGGTGGAGGGACAACGGCTCCGGGAGAGTGGTTTTCGTGAGAAAACGAAGGAGAAGAACGCAGGGGCGGCGCTCCAGCGTCTTCTCAACCGAGAGTTGACGACGGGACGGGGGAAGACCCGCCCCGAGCTGGTCCTCTGTGGGACGGAGCTCGCGAACTTCGTCCTTGTCCCCTCCTCCGAACAGTTGACCGTTGAGGGAACACGGGGGACTCGGGCCGAACAGCAGAGCCGCAATCCGCTCCCGTGGCCGAATCCCGACCTGATTCAGCAGTTCCAGGACGGGATGGAGATCGGGTACGCCCTCGACGATAACGGGGAGCCGCGACCAGACCCCATCCGGATCCCGCCGGACCTGTTGCCAACGCATTACGGGCGGTTCGCCTCGACTGGTGGCGGGAAGTCGAAGGCCATCATCAACGACGCGCTCTCGCTCCGCGAGACGACGGGTGGCCCTGTCGTGCTCGTCGACCCGAAGGGCGACGGGATGTGTGAGAACTACCTGCGCTGCCACTACGAGCGGTTCAGTGGCCTCGACGACGTCTACCACTTCCGCGTCCCGGAGACCATCCCCGCGTTCTCCTTCTTCGACATCCGGCCCGCACTCGAAGCGGGTCGCAACCGAGAGGACGCGATTCAGGACAAGGTCGACCACTTCCACGACATCCTCCGGATGATTATGGGCCGCGAGCAGTACGGCCAGGCGTTCGTCGCGAACGAGATCCTCAGCTACCTGATCAAGGCGCTGTTCGACGAGGAGTACGGGAACGACGTCTTCGGGCTGGACGACCTCTTCGCCGCCGCGCTCCGGATGCAGCGCGACCAGACGATTCCCCCGGTCTCGGCGGACAACCAGAACATCGAGGAATCGCTGACGCGTCACTTCGCGAAGGACAACCACCAGTTCCAGGTGTCGATGGACGCCGTCGGGAACCGCCTCGACAAGCTCAAAGAGGACGCGCATCTCCGGCGGATCTTCAGCCACGTCCCCGAGCAGAATGACGCCGGCGAGTACGTCGACAACCGGTTCGACTTCCGCGAGTTCCTCGATGAAGACGCGACCATCATCTTCGACCTCGGCGACCTTCGGCCGGAGGCACAGCGAGCGATCACACTCCTGCTGTTGAGCAACCTCTGGGACGCCGTGCAGGTGCGCCGTCGCGACGGTCAGACCGACTACGAGAAGCTCACGAACCTCATCATCGAGGAGGCGGCGCCGGTCGCGTCGACAAAGCTCGTCTCCGAGCAGCTACTGCCGCAGGGCCGGTCGTTCGGCCTGAGTATGGGGCTCGTGATGCAGTTCCCCGAGCAGGTGCGGAATCGGAACGAACGGGCCTACGACGAGGTGCTGAACAACATCAAGACGAAGCTCATCGGCAACATCTCGATTGAACGCGATCTCGCGGAGTCGCTCGCCCACGAGGACCTCAGTCCGACCGAACTTCGCAACCGAATCAACACGCTCCCGAGCGGTGAGTGGATCGCCCAGCTCCCGAGCCCCTCGTTCGGGGAAACTGGCCCACCGCCGTTCTCGCTGAAGCCGCTCCCCATCGCGCCGGGGCATCCAGAAAGCGACCAGCCGCTCACAGAGCCGCAGGAAGACCATTTCGAGTCCGTGTCCCGGCCACGGATGGTCGAGCGGACACAGGCCCAGTACGGGCTGACAGCGACGACTGAAACGAGCCCTGCCCCGGAGGAGGCGGGCTGGGGAAGTTCAGGAGCCGACACGACGGGCTCATCGGTTGATGGAGAGACGGGGAGCGACCCGACCCAGT
The Halorientalis litorea DNA segment above includes these coding regions:
- a CDS encoding ATP-binding protein; amino-acid sequence: MADYLRVTPTSEQLDAESIPRVLDSLHKLTTPGSSGLGAKLNPLNSETPPRFEFLAISDGPDEPVEFFYGADAHLDTLEKRLRSIYPSTFDIERVDIDVADRLIQPVELTPEEFVEHYEAGWLQYEFGPGEQYEHVDEEPADADAADTDPVVDGGTVSATIPDHHVVIGDSVLELASPETLPEDEQQPSIEKPTMTTRGTILARPTEDTVSPLGVQWCGSASRKQDWMTSLTPFTADESDGNISSVDQPGAALATLIDHLMEATAPTAFQVVFQRRSSWQSDAEVRKEDLVDGRDTFFQEVVGSFLEVEDHRSDQDERQLSESVEKRIEYIDAKNAKRSFTANIRAVGVPADGSREDLDARMDSLLPVFDTLDGPFYEVEGQRLRESGFREKTKEKNAGAALQRLLNRELTTGRGKTRPELVLCGTELANFVLVPSSEQLTVEGTRGTRAEQQSRNPLPWPNPDLIQQFQDGMEIGYALDDNGEPRPDPIRIPPDLLPTHYGRFASTGGGKSKAIINDALSLRETTGGPVVLVDPKGDGMCENYLRCHYERFSGLDDVYHFRVPETIPAFSFFDIRPALEAGRNREDAIQDKVDHFHDILRMIMGREQYGQAFVANEILSYLIKALFDEEYGNDVFGLDDLFAAALRMQRDQTIPPVSADNQNIEESLTRHFAKDNHQFQVSMDAVGNRLDKLKEDAHLRRIFSHVPEQNDAGEYVDNRFDFREFLDEDATIIFDLGDLRPEAQRAITLLLLSNLWDAVQVRRRDGQTDYEKLTNLIIEEAAPVASTKLVSEQLLPQGRSFGLSMGLVMQFPEQVRNRNERAYDEVLNNIKTKLIGNISIERDLAESLAHEDLSPTELRNRINTLPSGEWIAQLPSPSFGETGPPPFSLKPLPIAPGHPESDQPLTEPQEDHFESVSRPRMVERTQAQYGLTATTETSPAPEEAGWGSSGADTTGSSVDGETGSDPTQSAFISQATTKNGSTSTTQPETDTESGGDHGEISSLFGEPAASDSDPAPDQAAQPANGSTPVQDSGIPVPDDELRERGLSRDDVRFLGRVLDVMNRDDEYTLLKSMRQLRDDYEDLHLERLTEQELLDEGSAAGRKYYTVLPAGRELLGRELNAGPGEGDLGEKTPHKVGVRLLELWLQQQDDVVRVEPYYEYDDGTVLDVAGFDDEGNLVWAGEAELASNNRHAPVEDYDKLSAVDGDAVWAFNTRETAIDVLDALADADRIDERVSGRSARSFANIRDAVDDLDANGLTTVRGFKNLKEELES